A genomic window from Pseudomonas alcaligenes includes:
- a CDS encoding DUF935 domain-containing protein: protein MVTTSRILGPDGQPIRIGELREPQTAHLTSLHHEVGNHPSRGLTPSRLAQILDAAEQGDIVGQYELFEDMEEKDGHIHAEMGKRRRAVQGLEWQMVPPANATKAEKDAAVALASLLEGLDDFDDLLFDVTDAIGKGFACLEYDGWHRVDGSWLPRAAIHRPQSWFQLVRGQQQEIRLRGAAGGEPLQPFGWLVHTHKAKSGYLERSALFRVLVWPYLFKNYSVGDLAEFLEIYGIPMRVGKYPSGATEREKLTLLRALAALGHNAAGIIPIGMELDFLNAAEGDPAAFQLMIDWCERTQSKAILGGTLTSQADGKSSTNALGNVHNEVRQELRNSDAKQISLSISRQLVYPIGLLNNLVSDWRRCPRLQLITREPEDLAHYAEALPPLVKMGVKVPRQWAQERLAIPEPEGDEDVLVLAAEPAALPPAAPPAAKAVTTAQRPAATAAEQLDDQLQPATGAWIKQIRDLVQRAESLEQIRDGLEQLLPDMSLEQYADAMAQALAAAALQGRLEILQEAAGGR, encoded by the coding sequence ATGGTGACCACTTCTCGCATCCTTGGTCCCGATGGCCAGCCCATCCGCATCGGCGAGCTGCGCGAACCGCAGACCGCCCACCTGACCAGCCTGCACCATGAGGTCGGCAATCACCCGTCCCGTGGCCTTACGCCTAGCAGGCTTGCCCAGATTCTGGATGCCGCTGAGCAAGGCGATATCGTCGGCCAGTACGAGCTGTTCGAGGACATGGAGGAGAAGGACGGCCACATCCACGCCGAGATGGGAAAGCGCCGCCGCGCGGTGCAGGGCCTGGAGTGGCAGATGGTGCCTCCGGCCAACGCCACCAAGGCCGAGAAGGATGCCGCTGTTGCGCTGGCCAGCCTGCTGGAGGGCCTGGACGACTTCGATGATCTGCTGTTCGACGTCACCGACGCCATCGGCAAGGGCTTTGCTTGCCTGGAGTACGATGGCTGGCACCGGGTCGATGGTAGCTGGTTGCCGCGGGCCGCCATCCACCGGCCGCAGTCCTGGTTCCAGCTGGTGCGTGGCCAACAGCAGGAAATCCGCCTGCGCGGCGCGGCCGGCGGCGAGCCGCTGCAGCCGTTCGGCTGGCTCGTGCATACCCACAAGGCCAAGAGCGGCTATCTGGAGCGCTCGGCGCTGTTCCGCGTGCTGGTGTGGCCGTACCTGTTCAAGAACTACAGCGTGGGCGACCTGGCCGAGTTCCTGGAGATCTACGGCATCCCCATGCGGGTGGGCAAATACCCCTCGGGTGCCACCGAGAGGGAGAAGCTGACCCTGCTGCGCGCCCTGGCCGCGCTGGGCCACAACGCGGCCGGCATCATCCCGATCGGCATGGAGCTGGACTTCCTGAACGCCGCCGAGGGCGACCCGGCAGCCTTCCAGCTGATGATCGACTGGTGCGAGCGCACCCAGAGCAAAGCCATCCTCGGCGGCACGCTGACTAGCCAGGCGGACGGCAAGAGCAGCACCAACGCCCTGGGCAACGTTCACAACGAGGTGCGTCAGGAGCTACGCAACTCGGACGCCAAGCAGATCAGCCTGTCGATCAGCCGCCAGCTGGTCTACCCGATCGGCCTGCTCAACAACCTGGTCAGCGACTGGCGTCGCTGCCCGCGACTCCAGCTCATCACCCGCGAGCCGGAGGATCTGGCGCACTACGCCGAAGCGCTGCCGCCCCTGGTGAAGATGGGCGTAAAGGTACCGCGGCAGTGGGCCCAGGAGCGCCTGGCGATTCCCGAGCCCGAAGGTGATGAGGACGTCCTGGTGCTCGCCGCCGAGCCGGCAGCGCTGCCGCCCGCCGCTCCACCGGCGGCCAAGGCGGTGACCACCGCCCAGCGCCCCGCGGCGACCGCCGCCGAGCAGCTCGACGATCAGCTGCAGCCTGCGACAGGGGCCTGGATCAAGCAGATCCGCGACCTGGTGCAGCGGGCCGAGTCCCTAGAGCAGATCCGCGACGGCCTCGAGCAGCTGCTGCCGGACATGAGCCTGGAGCAGTACGCCGATGCCATGGCCCAGGCCCTGGCCGCCGCTGCGCTGCAGGGCCGGCTGGAGATCCTGCAGGAGGCCGCCGGTGGCCGTTAG
- a CDS encoding PBECR2 nuclease fold domain-containing protein — MAVSAVSLPFQEQNEFLRRKLNLPTDGWTDVYGREHDWAFVVAGANRDELVADFRLAVQRSIEEGRTLEDFRRDFDRIVAKHGWSYNGGRNWRSRVIYDTNLQSSYMAGRYEQLMAVREQRPFWQYIHSDAVEHPRPEHEAWNGMVLRWDDPWWQYHFPINAWGCQCSVRALSMNDLVRMGKTGPDTAPAIVWEQRTIGQRSATGPRTVTVPQGIDPGFEYTPGRARLESAVPRPRPDEELIPAPAPGLPNRLAGDPLPPPRVTPVERLLPEGLTDEAYASSYLAEFGATLERPAVFRDVLGEGLVIGKELFTERKTGQLKANKNGRGCWLRLLADALKAPDEVWTRLEWLGALGQAVVRRRYVARFLVEGSQVPAVAVFEVGADGWLGVTTFPPHKDEYLETVRQGVRLYRRQN; from the coding sequence GTGGCCGTTAGTGCCGTGTCGCTGCCGTTCCAGGAGCAGAACGAGTTCCTGCGGCGCAAGCTGAACCTGCCCACCGATGGCTGGACGGACGTTTACGGCCGCGAGCACGACTGGGCCTTCGTCGTCGCGGGCGCCAACCGCGACGAGCTGGTGGCCGACTTCCGCCTGGCGGTACAGCGCTCGATCGAAGAGGGCCGCACCCTAGAGGATTTCCGCCGGGACTTCGACCGCATCGTGGCCAAGCATGGCTGGAGCTACAACGGCGGCCGCAACTGGCGCTCGCGGGTGATCTACGACACCAACCTGCAGAGCAGCTACATGGCTGGCCGCTATGAGCAGCTGATGGCGGTGCGCGAGCAGCGGCCGTTCTGGCAGTACATCCACAGCGATGCGGTGGAGCACCCGCGGCCCGAGCATGAGGCCTGGAACGGCATGGTCCTGCGCTGGGACGATCCCTGGTGGCAGTACCACTTCCCGATCAACGCCTGGGGCTGCCAGTGCAGCGTGCGCGCACTGAGCATGAATGATCTGGTGCGCATGGGTAAGACCGGACCGGATACGGCGCCGGCCATAGTTTGGGAGCAACGCACCATCGGCCAGCGCAGTGCCACCGGGCCGCGCACCGTCACCGTACCCCAGGGCATTGACCCCGGCTTCGAGTACACCCCAGGCCGGGCCAGGCTGGAGAGCGCGGTACCGCGTCCGCGCCCTGACGAGGAGCTGATCCCTGCACCCGCGCCGGGCCTGCCCAATCGCCTGGCCGGCGACCCGCTGCCGCCGCCCAGGGTGACCCCGGTCGAGCGCCTGCTGCCGGAGGGCTTGACCGACGAGGCCTACGCCAGCAGCTACCTGGCCGAGTTCGGCGCCACCCTGGAGCGCCCTGCGGTGTTCCGCGACGTGCTGGGCGAAGGCTTGGTGATAGGGAAAGAGCTTTTCACGGAGCGCAAGACTGGCCAGTTGAAGGCCAACAAGAACGGCCGCGGTTGCTGGCTGCGCCTGCTGGCGGATGCCCTGAAGGCCCCGGACGAGGTGTGGACGCGCTTGGAGTGGCTCGGCGCTCTTGGCCAGGCGGTGGTGCGCCGCCGCTACGTTGCGCGCTTCCTGGTTGAAGGCTCGCAGGTGCCGGCCGTGGCGGTGTTCGAGGTGGGTGCGGATGGCTGGCTGGGCGTGACCACCTTCCCGCCGCACAAGGATGAGTACCTGGAGACGGTGCGCCAGGGCGTGCGGCTGTATCGCAGGCAAAACTAA